TGTTGCGCCGATAACCCAGTTGCTTAACTGCCGACCGTACTTTTTGAGCTGTTTTTTCTGAATAAAAGGCTTTTTGATTGGACAAAACTCGGGAGACCGTCGCCGGAGAAACCCCGGCAGCCCGGGCAACATCTTTAATTGTCGCAGCCATGTGTTCACCTCTTCATCAATATAGTCGGATAAATCTTCGAAACTAATTATACCACAGGGCCGATTAACCATTTCTGCCTCAAACGTTTGTGTTAGGATAGGTTTACGTATTTGAATAAGCACCTAGGCTCAAAGGCAACCATTTCCGGTTGTCTTTTTTGGTGTCCAATAAGCTTGGCGTTATAATTAAGGAAATTGTTCTGTAAAGGAGGGCTGCCCATGACCGCTTATGTTTTGTACCAACTCGAATGGATTTTAAGGCTATTTGTGGCCGCAATTTGTGGTGGCCTCGTCGGTTATGAGCGGAAGGTGCGGTTAAAGACCGCTGGGATTCGAACCCATATGTTAGTGGCGGTTGGATCTGCGCTGTTCATGATCATTTCGAAATATGGTTTCTTTGATGTCATCAACCATGCGGATGTCAGCTTGGACCCTTCTCGAATTGCCTCGCAGGTTGTTACTGGAATTGGTTTTATTGGCGCCGGGGCAATCATTACCCGAAATCACAAGATTGACGGGTTAACCACCGCGGCCGGTCTGTGGGCGACCGCTGCAATTGGCCTGGCAATTGGGGCTGACATGTATGTTATCGGCATTGCTGGGACGTTGTGCATCCTAGTTACCCAGACCATCGTCCGTCAGATTCGGGCATTCAAACGATACCCTAACCGTTCCTTACTTCGCCTGCAAGTGACTTTTAACGGCGAACTGGCCTCGATGGATGAGCTGCCGGGCCGCCTGCGAGCGATCGGCAGTGCTGATATCCGAATGAGAATCGTCGCTTACAAACCGGATTCGTTCTCACTGGAAGTCCGGGTAAAATTGCAGCATAAAATGGATCCGGACGAGTTTATCCGCCAAATGAGTGATTTGGTCGATGTACGGAAGATTGAAGTGCTGGATTAAATTCCGAATATAAATACAACACTCAGCGTAAAGCCGCCAGTAAGGCTTCTTTTTTGGACGGGAGAATGGCTTTATGTTATCTTTACAGGAAAGCATTAGTGACCAAGTATTGGAGCCCTTGGTTCATCAGAGGGTACGAAAGTTCAGGGTCTGATTGAAATATACGAAAGGAGTAACTCAAATTCGGTTCTACAATATCTGTTGTTGGTAATAGATTTTTATCTATTACTGATGACAGATTTTTTGTTTATCATTAGAATAAAAAAGCGGACATCTCCCGTCCGTTAACTTGCTCCCACCACAGAATTAAGTCAAGAAAGAAAATGCCCTATGTCAAATGATACTACGAAAATGTTGTTAGGAATAGATGATGAACACTTAATAATTGAGGAAGGACAAGTGGGTGATGATGGAGTGATTCGATTGGTGGGGTCCCTAAACTACACCCCCAAGGCATGCCGCAATTGTGGGATTATCAATGATCACCAAATTATTGGCTATGGTTGGCGGAAGACCACCATTAGATTCGCAAAAACATTGGGCAGCACCGTTATCCTGTGTCTCAATCGGCGAAACTTTCACTGTAAGGCTTGTCATACCAATTTCCTGGCGCAGACGAATGCGGTGCCGAAACACTGCACGATTTCAAATACGACCCGCAAACAATGCTTAGAAAAACTGACCGAACCGGTTTCGCTCAAACACATTGCCGATGAGTTATCCACTTCGGATTCATTCGTTGGTCGGCAGCTCTTGCGCGCTGAACGGGACTTTCAAACCAACTGGCACTATTTACCAAAAGTTCTCCTCATGGACGAAGTTAAAAGCACTAAGAGCGCCACCGACGCGATGAGCTTTGAATTTATGGATGCGGAAACCCACGAATTGATCGACCTGTTACCCTTTAGGACCATCTATCAGCTTCAAAAGTATTTCCAGCATTACGACCAGGCTGCGCGAGAAAATGTGAAAATTATCGTCACCGATATGAACTATACCTATCCCAAATTGGTGGGGCAGATCTTTCCGAACGCCATCGTTGTCATCGATCCGTTCCACTTGGTTAACGCTTTAAATCGAGCTTTTAATAAGACGCGGGTGCGCCTCATGAAAACCCTGGCGACTTCCTCACGCGAGTATCACGCCCTAAAACGCTATTGGAAACTATTATTAACGCCGGAAAATCACCTCAACTACGAAGCTTTCCGTAAGTGGACAAACTTCCCTTATCCAGCGACTGCCACTGATGTGGTTGATGCTTTATTGGACATTGATCCCGAGCTCAAGCAAACTTACAACGTGATGAATCGGTTACGTGAAACCATCAAAAACCGTGATTGGCCCAACTATAATCAAGTATTCCATCACTTAGAGGGCTGCTCGGAAGAGATGTTGGCAACCCTCCAGACCCTAGCGACTCATCATGATGAAATTGGCAATACCTTTACTCACCATTACACCAACGGGCCCTTAGAAGGTTCAAACAACAAGATTAAAGTCATTAAACGCACTGGATTTGGTTACCGAAACTTCTTCAGATTCCGGCTAAGAGTGCTGTTCGCTTTTCGAGTTCATACAAAAAGAGCTCTAATCACCAAGTGATTAGAACTCCAATATTTTGTTCACCAACAACAGTTGACGAAGAACCTCAAATTCAAACTTGAGTTACTCCTTTTTGAACTACATTTATTTTGATTAATATGTTCACTGTTATTTGGTGGGTTTATTTTGTGGTGAACATTAGTTGGAGCCTCACCTTTACATAGATCAAACGTGTTCCGACGACCCAGATGAGTGATTTGATCGATGCACGGAGGATGAAGTACTGGATTAAGAGTGACACCTTCATACGAAAAGAGCCATCAACGATTTTTGTTGATGACTCGTATTTACTGTTACAATCCTAGTGAAAATCCCACTAAGAATGCAAAGATTAGAAGTAATATGATTGGCCCCATAAAACGGGCAAATTTGATTATTTCCATTGAGTGGCCTTCTTTTGGTGGGGTTCTTTGAGTAGTGTTGCTTCTACTTGGATAAAACGTGTTCCTTGGAGCAGCAACCTGCGTACAAGTAAACGTCTGTCAAAATCAAACTCGATTTTAACAGACGTTAACTTATACTCCGGTTGCTAAGCGCTCCAATCCACACTCTACCGTTCTGCTCCCTGGACAACTTCCTCCACTTCACCCGACTTCTTGGCTGTTCCCAGTCTGTGGTCGAGGTACTGTGACAGAAGTGACAGTGAGTAACATACGATGAAGTACATGACGGCTAACGCCAAGAACATTGGAATTGTATAATTGGTGTTTTGGCCGTAAATGATTTGTGCATGGTTCATCAAATCCGGCAGCACAATGATAGTTGCCAATGACGTATCCTTCACCAAGGAAATGAATTGACTCACAATCGCTGGAATCATGTTCTTGATGGCTTGCGGCAAGATAATGTACCTCAATGCCTG
Above is a genomic segment from Lentilactobacillus buchneri containing:
- a CDS encoding MgtC/SapB family protein, which encodes MTAYVLYQLEWILRLFVAAICGGLVGYERKVRLKTAGIRTHMLVAVGSALFMIISKYGFFDVINHADVSLDPSRIASQVVTGIGFIGAGAIITRNHKIDGLTTAAGLWATAAIGLAIGADMYVIGIAGTLCILVTQTIVRQIRAFKRYPNRSLLRLQVTFNGELASMDELPGRLRAIGSADIRMRIVAYKPDSFSLEVRVKLQHKMDPDEFIRQMSDLVDVRKIEVLD
- a CDS encoding ISL3 family transposase — translated: MSNDTTKMLLGIDDEHLIIEEGQVGDDGVIRLVGSLNYTPKACRNCGIINDHQIIGYGWRKTTIRFAKTLGSTVILCLNRRNFHCKACHTNFLAQTNAVPKHCTISNTTRKQCLEKLTEPVSLKHIADELSTSDSFVGRQLLRAERDFQTNWHYLPKVLLMDEVKSTKSATDAMSFEFMDAETHELIDLLPFRTIYQLQKYFQHYDQAARENVKIIVTDMNYTYPKLVGQIFPNAIVVIDPFHLVNALNRAFNKTRVRLMKTLATSSREYHALKRYWKLLLTPENHLNYEAFRKWTNFPYPATATDVVDALLDIDPELKQTYNVMNRLRETIKNRDWPNYNQVFHHLEGCSEEMLATLQTLATHHDEIGNTFTHHYTNGPLEGSNNKIKVIKRTGFGYRNFFRFRLRVLFAFRVHTKRALITK